GGCTGCCGAGCGGGCATTACGGAAAGCCCAGGAAGAGGTGAAAGCGAGCGTGATTTCGGTGTATCTGAATATCCTTCAAGGGGAGCAGTCGATTCGGCTGGCGGAGAAAAATCTGGAATTGTTGCGGAAGAAATACGAGAAGACGAAGGCGCAGTTTAAGGAAGGGAACGCAGCGGCATTTGCGGTAAAGGAGGCTGAGAAAAAATTAAAAGATGGAGAGATGGTGTTGTTGAATCTGCAAGAGAATTTTTTGGTTTTAAAGAAGAAGTTAAACGGAATTTTGGGGAGGGCTCTGGAAACTCCGTTTGAAGTCGAGCCCTTACCGGAGTTGGCGACTGTGGACATGTCCTTCGACGATTTAAAGGCACTGGCCGTTAAAAACCGCATTGAGCTCGCAGACTTGGAGGGACAAAGAAAAGCGGTGGAAGCGGACCAAAAAGAGTTAAAAGACCAGAAAAAACCTTCAGTGAAAGTTATGGGGGAGTATAAAACGGACGGATGGACGGTCTCTCTTTCGGTTGACCCTTTGAGAAAGAACCTGGACTGGGAAATATCGCGGATTCCGGTTAGGGCCGGGAGCTCTTTTTTGGATGGTGGCAGTGGGGAGGGAAGTTTTGGTGCAGGTATCGTCTTGAACTGGATTGTGTCAGCAGGAGAGGTGTGGAGAGAAAGAGAAGAGCAGTACCA
The genomic region above belongs to Atribacterota bacterium and contains:
- a CDS encoding TolC family protein, producing the protein MGRKGVLAGFVTVLFLVLEFSAFLWAMERLSLDKALEIALRENSTLKKAQAEVEIARSALRLVEKNTFSPEIGVSQSIALTEEFNSGFSFTMKDSYSWGDSVEEKKARLVVEAAERALRKAQEEVKASVISVYLNILQGEQSIRLAEKNLELLRKKYEKTKAQFKEGNAAAFAVKEAEKKLKDGEMVLLNLQENFLVLKKKLNGILGRALETPFEVEPLPELATVDMSFDDLKALAVKNRIELADLEGQRKAVEADQKELKDQKKPSVKVMGEYKTDGWTVSLSVDPLRKNLDWEISRIPVRAGSSFLDGGSGEGSFGAGIVLNWIVSAGEVWREREEQYQLRLAQLGEDYRMQVNSITTEVEEKYYRFKKAEGDLGIRQIAIEVEREKYAVRKEQYKMGAIDEEALLGSEIAMMQAESDYEGNIYDLVLSWVDLKRSIGEEIRIGELFQASLKGVGE